One Oncorhynchus keta strain PuntledgeMale-10-30-2019 chromosome 11, Oket_V2, whole genome shotgun sequence DNA window includes the following coding sequences:
- the LOC118390714 gene encoding spermatogenesis-associated protein 22 isoform X3 codes for MKCSRPDLLQVVSFPGCLSVPLFTQKKRSRLPLTSNPSENEFCSNNEYMSTHSAVSSNNISGNTKYFQDQDPSCPAPAAQNSQWNRQGNQHQSQPQFQYPNSRLAPEPVRRNFAPLPHPYKAVNTGPQIGQQQPPVRQDSRAPINPRQSNYNGPSSSGNTQSKPVPPGSYSHMGQQQQSGYRQGQANPPEPPFCSQQSTPITTTSRPTPGPPNRPTPRPGPQQQKQDTSWKFKMTTNTGLQKQLMDSRDIYQSQNTSQSQTPPVFQIKPATENSLRILTAVIDGMRHWSQFKDSAPYLFEIFATLDSAVTSGSHGAKNFLMRDGKEVVQCVFYENELDLPRLIRGQVHRCVGNYDRTRDTLTCMSVRAALHSEQMNAQESVKASDAEMRGLVKSLSEV; via the exons ATGAAATGCAGCAGGCCAGACCTACTGCAG GTTGTTTCCTTTCCAGGCTGCCTCTCTGTGCCTCTGTTTACCCAGAAGAAAAGGAGCAGGCTGCCTTTGACATCCAATCCCTCTGAGAATGAATTCTGCTCCAACAATGAATACATGTCCACACACAGCGCTGTTTCATCCAACAACATATCTG GTAACACAAAATATTTCCAAGATCAAGACCCAAGCTGTCCTGCACCTGCTGCTCAGAACAGTCAGTGGAACAGACAAGGCAACCAGCATCAGTCTCAACCACAGTTTCAGTATCCAAACAGTCGACTTGCACCTGAACCCGTGAGAAGAAACTTTGCACCTCTACCACACCCATATAAAGCTGTGAATACAGG TCCGCAGATAGGACAGCAACAGCCACCAGTGAGGCAGGACTCCAGAGCCCCTATAAACCCCAGACAGAGCAACTACAACGGCCCTAGCAGCAGTGGGAACACACAGAGCAAGCCAGTACCCCCAGGTAGCTACTCTCATATGGGTCAGCAGCAGCAGTCTGGCTACAGACAGGGACAGGCCAACCCACCAGAGCCTCCTTTCTGCTCCCAGCAGTCTACACCCATTACCACAACAAGCAGACCAACTCCTGGCCCTCCAAACAGACCAACTCCTAGACCTGGACCACAGCAGCAGAAGCAGGACACATCCTGGAAGTTTAAAATGACCACCAACACTGGGCTACAGAAACAGCTGATGGACAGTAGAGACATATATCAATCTCAAAATACCTCTCAGTCTCAG ACACCACCTGTGTTCCAGATCAAACCAGCAACTGAGAACTCTTTGAGGATCCTGACTGCTGTCATCGATGGCATGAGACACTGGAGCCAGTTCAAGGACAGTGCTCCGTACCTATTTGAGATTTTCG CTACTCTTGACTCTGCAGTCACCTCCGGGTCTCATGGAGCTAAGAACTTCCTCatgagagatgggaaagaggtgGTGCAGTGTGTCTTCTATGAAAAT GAGCTGGACCTTCCCAGGCTGATCCGAGGACAGGTGCACCGCTGTGTGGGAAACTACGACCGCACCAGGGACACACTCACCTGCATGTCTGTCAGGGCTGCCCTGCACTCCGAGCAGATGAATGCACAGGAGTCTGTCAAAGCATCGGATGCTGAGATGAGGGGCCTGGTGAAATCACTCAGTGAAGTCTGA
- the LOC118390714 gene encoding spermatogenesis-associated protein 22 isoform X1 has translation MKCSRPDLLQVVSFPGCLSVPLFTQKKRSRLPLTSNPSENEFCSNNEYMSTHSAVSSNNISGNTKYFQDQDPSCPAPAAQNSQWNRQGNQHQSQPQFQYPNSRLAPEPVRRNFAPLPHPYKAVNTGPQIGQQQPPVRQDSRAPINPRQSNYNGPSSSGNTQSKPVPPGSYSHMGQQQQSGYRQGQANPPEPPFCSQQSTPITTTSRPTPGPPNRPTPRPGPQQQKQDTSWKFKMTTNTGLQKQLMDSRDIYQSQNTSQSQVQHTPPVFQIKPATENSLRILTAVIDGMRHWSQFKDSAPYLFEIFATLDSAVTSGSHGAKNFLMRDGKEVVQCVFYENELDLPRLIRGQVHRCVGNYDRTRDTLTCMSVRAALHSEQMNAQESVKASDAEMRGLVKSLSEV, from the exons ATGAAATGCAGCAGGCCAGACCTACTGCAG GTTGTTTCCTTTCCAGGCTGCCTCTCTGTGCCTCTGTTTACCCAGAAGAAAAGGAGCAGGCTGCCTTTGACATCCAATCCCTCTGAGAATGAATTCTGCTCCAACAATGAATACATGTCCACACACAGCGCTGTTTCATCCAACAACATATCTG GTAACACAAAATATTTCCAAGATCAAGACCCAAGCTGTCCTGCACCTGCTGCTCAGAACAGTCAGTGGAACAGACAAGGCAACCAGCATCAGTCTCAACCACAGTTTCAGTATCCAAACAGTCGACTTGCACCTGAACCCGTGAGAAGAAACTTTGCACCTCTACCACACCCATATAAAGCTGTGAATACAGG TCCGCAGATAGGACAGCAACAGCCACCAGTGAGGCAGGACTCCAGAGCCCCTATAAACCCCAGACAGAGCAACTACAACGGCCCTAGCAGCAGTGGGAACACACAGAGCAAGCCAGTACCCCCAGGTAGCTACTCTCATATGGGTCAGCAGCAGCAGTCTGGCTACAGACAGGGACAGGCCAACCCACCAGAGCCTCCTTTCTGCTCCCAGCAGTCTACACCCATTACCACAACAAGCAGACCAACTCCTGGCCCTCCAAACAGACCAACTCCTAGACCTGGACCACAGCAGCAGAAGCAGGACACATCCTGGAAGTTTAAAATGACCACCAACACTGGGCTACAGAAACAGCTGATGGACAGTAGAGACATATATCAATCTCAAAATACCTCTCAGTCTCAGGTACAACAT ACACCACCTGTGTTCCAGATCAAACCAGCAACTGAGAACTCTTTGAGGATCCTGACTGCTGTCATCGATGGCATGAGACACTGGAGCCAGTTCAAGGACAGTGCTCCGTACCTATTTGAGATTTTCG CTACTCTTGACTCTGCAGTCACCTCCGGGTCTCATGGAGCTAAGAACTTCCTCatgagagatgggaaagaggtgGTGCAGTGTGTCTTCTATGAAAAT GAGCTGGACCTTCCCAGGCTGATCCGAGGACAGGTGCACCGCTGTGTGGGAAACTACGACCGCACCAGGGACACACTCACCTGCATGTCTGTCAGGGCTGCCCTGCACTCCGAGCAGATGAATGCACAGGAGTCTGTCAAAGCATCGGATGCTGAGATGAGGGGCCTGGTGAAATCACTCAGTGAAGTCTGA
- the LOC118390714 gene encoding spermatogenesis-associated protein 22 isoform X4, protein MSTHSAVSSNNISGNTKYFQDQDPSCPAPAAQNSQWNRQGNQHQSQPQFQYPNSRLAPEPVRRNFAPLPHPYKAVNTGPQIGQQQPPVRQDSRAPINPRQSNYNGPSSSGNTQSKPVPPGSYSHMGQQQQSGYRQGQANPPEPPFCSQQSTPITTTSRPTPGPPNRPTPRPGPQQQKQDTSWKFKMTTNTGLQKQLMDSRDIYQSQNTSQSQVQHTPPVFQIKPATENSLRILTAVIDGMRHWSQFKDSAPYLFEIFATLDSAVTSGSHGAKNFLMRDGKEVVQCVFYENELDLPRLIRGQVHRCVGNYDRTRDTLTCMSVRAALHSEQMNAQESVKASDAEMRGLVKSLSEV, encoded by the exons ATGTCCACACACAGCGCTGTTTCATCCAACAACATATCTG GTAACACAAAATATTTCCAAGATCAAGACCCAAGCTGTCCTGCACCTGCTGCTCAGAACAGTCAGTGGAACAGACAAGGCAACCAGCATCAGTCTCAACCACAGTTTCAGTATCCAAACAGTCGACTTGCACCTGAACCCGTGAGAAGAAACTTTGCACCTCTACCACACCCATATAAAGCTGTGAATACAGG TCCGCAGATAGGACAGCAACAGCCACCAGTGAGGCAGGACTCCAGAGCCCCTATAAACCCCAGACAGAGCAACTACAACGGCCCTAGCAGCAGTGGGAACACACAGAGCAAGCCAGTACCCCCAGGTAGCTACTCTCATATGGGTCAGCAGCAGCAGTCTGGCTACAGACAGGGACAGGCCAACCCACCAGAGCCTCCTTTCTGCTCCCAGCAGTCTACACCCATTACCACAACAAGCAGACCAACTCCTGGCCCTCCAAACAGACCAACTCCTAGACCTGGACCACAGCAGCAGAAGCAGGACACATCCTGGAAGTTTAAAATGACCACCAACACTGGGCTACAGAAACAGCTGATGGACAGTAGAGACATATATCAATCTCAAAATACCTCTCAGTCTCAGGTACAACAT ACACCACCTGTGTTCCAGATCAAACCAGCAACTGAGAACTCTTTGAGGATCCTGACTGCTGTCATCGATGGCATGAGACACTGGAGCCAGTTCAAGGACAGTGCTCCGTACCTATTTGAGATTTTCG CTACTCTTGACTCTGCAGTCACCTCCGGGTCTCATGGAGCTAAGAACTTCCTCatgagagatgggaaagaggtgGTGCAGTGTGTCTTCTATGAAAAT GAGCTGGACCTTCCCAGGCTGATCCGAGGACAGGTGCACCGCTGTGTGGGAAACTACGACCGCACCAGGGACACACTCACCTGCATGTCTGTCAGGGCTGCCCTGCACTCCGAGCAGATGAATGCACAGGAGTCTGTCAAAGCATCGGATGCTGAGATGAGGGGCCTGGTGAAATCACTCAGTGAAGTCTGA
- the LOC118390714 gene encoding spermatogenesis-associated protein 22 isoform X2, whose translation MRRYEMQQARPTAGCLSVPLFTQKKRSRLPLTSNPSENEFCSNNEYMSTHSAVSSNNISGNTKYFQDQDPSCPAPAAQNSQWNRQGNQHQSQPQFQYPNSRLAPEPVRRNFAPLPHPYKAVNTGPQIGQQQPPVRQDSRAPINPRQSNYNGPSSSGNTQSKPVPPGSYSHMGQQQQSGYRQGQANPPEPPFCSQQSTPITTTSRPTPGPPNRPTPRPGPQQQKQDTSWKFKMTTNTGLQKQLMDSRDIYQSQNTSQSQVQHTPPVFQIKPATENSLRILTAVIDGMRHWSQFKDSAPYLFEIFATLDSAVTSGSHGAKNFLMRDGKEVVQCVFYENELDLPRLIRGQVHRCVGNYDRTRDTLTCMSVRAALHSEQMNAQESVKASDAEMRGLVKSLSEV comes from the exons ATGAGAAGATATGAAATGCAGCAGGCCAGACCTACTGCAG GCTGCCTCTCTGTGCCTCTGTTTACCCAGAAGAAAAGGAGCAGGCTGCCTTTGACATCCAATCCCTCTGAGAATGAATTCTGCTCCAACAATGAATACATGTCCACACACAGCGCTGTTTCATCCAACAACATATCTG GTAACACAAAATATTTCCAAGATCAAGACCCAAGCTGTCCTGCACCTGCTGCTCAGAACAGTCAGTGGAACAGACAAGGCAACCAGCATCAGTCTCAACCACAGTTTCAGTATCCAAACAGTCGACTTGCACCTGAACCCGTGAGAAGAAACTTTGCACCTCTACCACACCCATATAAAGCTGTGAATACAGG TCCGCAGATAGGACAGCAACAGCCACCAGTGAGGCAGGACTCCAGAGCCCCTATAAACCCCAGACAGAGCAACTACAACGGCCCTAGCAGCAGTGGGAACACACAGAGCAAGCCAGTACCCCCAGGTAGCTACTCTCATATGGGTCAGCAGCAGCAGTCTGGCTACAGACAGGGACAGGCCAACCCACCAGAGCCTCCTTTCTGCTCCCAGCAGTCTACACCCATTACCACAACAAGCAGACCAACTCCTGGCCCTCCAAACAGACCAACTCCTAGACCTGGACCACAGCAGCAGAAGCAGGACACATCCTGGAAGTTTAAAATGACCACCAACACTGGGCTACAGAAACAGCTGATGGACAGTAGAGACATATATCAATCTCAAAATACCTCTCAGTCTCAGGTACAACAT ACACCACCTGTGTTCCAGATCAAACCAGCAACTGAGAACTCTTTGAGGATCCTGACTGCTGTCATCGATGGCATGAGACACTGGAGCCAGTTCAAGGACAGTGCTCCGTACCTATTTGAGATTTTCG CTACTCTTGACTCTGCAGTCACCTCCGGGTCTCATGGAGCTAAGAACTTCCTCatgagagatgggaaagaggtgGTGCAGTGTGTCTTCTATGAAAAT GAGCTGGACCTTCCCAGGCTGATCCGAGGACAGGTGCACCGCTGTGTGGGAAACTACGACCGCACCAGGGACACACTCACCTGCATGTCTGTCAGGGCTGCCCTGCACTCCGAGCAGATGAATGCACAGGAGTCTGTCAAAGCATCGGATGCTGAGATGAGGGGCCTGGTGAAATCACTCAGTGAAGTCTGA